A stretch of the Eretmochelys imbricata isolate rEreImb1 chromosome 15, rEreImb1.hap1, whole genome shotgun sequence genome encodes the following:
- the PRKAB1 gene encoding 5'-AMP-activated protein kinase subunit beta-1, which yields MGNTSSERAGMERHGGHKTPRRDNCGGAISTKEGDRPKILMDSPEDADLFHSEEIKAPQEREEFLAWQQDLEVSEKAPVQDRPTVFRWTGGGKEVYLSGSFNNWSKLPLTRSHNNFVAILDLPEGEHQYKFYVDGQWTHDPSEPVVTSQLGTVNNIIQVKKTDFEVFDALMVDSQKCSDMSELSSSPPGPYHQDPYVCKPEERFKTPPILPPHLLQVILNKDTGISCDPALLPEPNHVMLNHLYALSIKDGVMVLSATHRYKKKYVTTLLYKPI from the exons ATGGGGAACACAAGCAGCGAGCGAGCTGGTATGGAGCGTCATGGGGGCCATAAGACGCCCCGAAGAGACAATTGTGGTGGAGCCATTAGTACAAAAGAAGGTGATAGACCAAAAATCTTGATGGATAGTCCTGAAGATGCAGACTTGTTCCATTCTGAGGAAATAAAG GCTCCacaagagagagaggaatttCTAGCTTGGCAGCAAGATCTGGAAGTGAGTGAAAAAGCCCCTGTTCAAGATCGGCCAACAGTCTTTCgctggactgggggagggaaagaggttTACCTATCAGGTTCCTTCAACAACTGGAGTAAACTTCCTCTTACAAGAAG CCACAATAACTTTGTAGCAATCCTGGATCTGCCAGAAGGAGAGCACCAGTACAAATTCTACGTGGATGGTCAGTGGACGCATGATCCTTCGGAG CCAGTAGTAACCAGTCAGCTTGGTACGGTTAACAACATCATTCAGGTGAAGAAAACTGACTTTGAAGTATTTGATGCTTTAATGGTGGACTCCCAAAAATGCTCAGATATGTCTG AGCTATCAAGTTCACCCCCAGGACCCTACCACCAGGATCCCTATGTTTGTAAGCCAGAGGAACGTTTCAAGACTCCACCTATTCTTCCACCACACCTGCTGCAGGTGATCCTGAATAAGGACACTGGCATTTCT TGTGATCCAGCTCTACTTCCTGAGCCCAATCACGTCATGCTGAACCACCTCTATGCGCTTTCTATCAAG GATGGAGTGATGGTGCTCAGTGCCACTCATCGTTACAAGAAAAAATATGTGACTACATTGCTGTACAAGCCAATATGA